A stretch of the Paenibacillus dendritiformis genome encodes the following:
- the hrcA gene encoding heat-inducible transcriptional repressor HrcA, whose product MLTERQRMILNAIIDDYIRSAEPVGSRSISKRGDVNFSPATIRNEMADLEELGYLEQPHTSAGRIPSHKGYRYYVDHLVRLDRLSGEDIIRLKSAFAEKITAMEEIVQHTASILSQLTNYTSIALGPEVFDASLRHFQLLPLNENTAVAIVVTSTGHVENKTVTLPEGVSASELETVVNLLNAKLVGVPLYKLRSRLYTEIGQEISQYVSHVQELMALVEGILADNSDHRQVYLSGATNMLAQPEFQDVDKIKTIWELLEETPALIKVVGSAPSGIQVRIGQENAHAAITNCSMITATYSVDGQTLGTVGILGPTRMEYAKVITLLNHLSGQMAVFMQQWYK is encoded by the coding sequence ATGTTGACGGAACGCCAGCGTATGATTTTGAATGCCATCATTGATGATTATATCCGTTCTGCGGAGCCTGTCGGATCTCGCAGCATTTCGAAGCGGGGCGACGTGAATTTCAGCCCGGCGACGATTCGCAACGAGATGGCCGATCTGGAAGAGCTCGGTTATCTGGAGCAGCCGCATACGTCAGCAGGGCGCATTCCATCTCATAAAGGGTACCGTTATTATGTCGATCATCTCGTTCGCCTTGATCGTCTCTCCGGCGAAGACATCATTCGGTTGAAATCCGCCTTCGCGGAGAAGATAACAGCAATGGAAGAGATTGTGCAGCATACGGCATCGATTTTGTCTCAATTGACCAATTATACGTCAATCGCGCTGGGGCCGGAAGTTTTCGACGCCTCGCTTCGTCATTTTCAGCTTCTGCCGCTGAACGAGAATACGGCGGTCGCGATTGTCGTGACAAGTACAGGCCATGTCGAGAACAAGACGGTCACGCTCCCCGAGGGCGTCTCCGCCTCCGAACTGGAGACGGTGGTCAACCTGCTGAACGCGAAGCTTGTCGGCGTTCCTCTATATAAGCTGCGCTCGCGGCTGTATACCGAGATTGGGCAGGAGATAAGCCAATATGTGTCGCATGTCCAGGAACTGATGGCGCTCGTGGAAGGCATCCTGGCCGACAATAGCGACCATCGGCAAGTCTACTTGAGCGGGGCGACCAACATGCTGGCTCAGCCGGAATTCCAGGATGTCGACAAGATCAAGACGATCTGGGAGCTGCTCGAGGAGACGCCGGCCTTGATCAAGGTCGTGGGCTCCGCCCCTTCCGGCATCCAAGTCCGCATCGGCCAAGAGAACGCGCATGCCGCCATTACGAACTGCAGCATGATTACCGCAACCTATTCGGTCGATGGACAGACGCTGGGTACGGTGGGCATCCTGGGGCCGACGCGGATGGAGTATGCGAAGGTCATTACGCTGTTGAACCACCTGTCCGGCCAAATGGCGGTATTCATGCAACAATGGTATAAATAA
- a CDS encoding TCP-1/cpn60 chaperonin family protein, with protein sequence MTQGQGQVQETDERYATLLNNAHAVRALAAAVEGTLGPKGLDVMLVGANGDVVITNDGVTILEKMDVSHPAARLLIQVARAQQSEVGDGTTTATVLAGALVQEGVAQVTRGVPAAKVVTGMLEGIRVAADRLAERALRLGGWDDPKLHRAVHIAGREQSDIVRLVLEAGQAVGWDQLQNPAYRLAEQIVAHEKASNEWFHGVLLKQKPLQRDWLPERTACRVLILQDALEPDTLDEQLLTTEAGFQQYMAHRSAFMERLQRLHELGVGFLVLERGLHPEAEQFCLDHDMMVVQRVSREDIMRVCRLTGGKPLKRAALAKDAAVLEPLLGRTACVRYDERLERVRLYAPQTAPSSAGSPGSPEQAGMRSTQVTLIVGASTREVVGERARIAQDAAAALQAAIQSGVLPGGGTTELALSYMLERYRETVRGMEAFGVAAVAQALRKPMAQIVLNAGFNPLEKLEEARAAQTASASDAIGIDCDSGALLDYVEAGIVDPAAVKLHALRAAGEVAAAVLRIHTVIKMKPEA encoded by the coding sequence GTGACTCAAGGACAAGGACAAGTACAGGAGACCGACGAGCGCTATGCGACGCTCCTGAATAATGCCCATGCCGTCCGGGCGCTCGCCGCGGCTGTCGAGGGCACGCTTGGCCCGAAGGGGCTGGACGTCATGCTGGTCGGCGCGAATGGCGACGTTGTCATTACCAATGACGGCGTCACCATTTTGGAGAAAATGGATGTGAGCCATCCGGCAGCCCGGCTGCTCATCCAGGTGGCGCGCGCCCAGCAGAGCGAGGTTGGTGACGGCACGACGACGGCGACGGTATTGGCCGGCGCGCTGGTGCAGGAAGGCGTCGCCCAGGTGACGAGAGGCGTCCCCGCGGCGAAGGTCGTGACCGGGATGCTTGAAGGCATCCGCGTCGCGGCCGACCGGCTGGCGGAACGCGCGCTTCGGCTGGGCGGCTGGGACGACCCGAAGCTGCACCGGGCGGTACATATCGCGGGCCGCGAGCAGAGCGACATCGTCCGCCTCGTCCTGGAAGCGGGACAGGCGGTGGGCTGGGATCAGCTTCAGAATCCGGCCTATCGGCTCGCCGAGCAGATAGTCGCGCATGAGAAGGCGAGCAATGAATGGTTCCACGGCGTGCTCCTGAAGCAGAAGCCGCTGCAGCGGGATTGGCTGCCGGAACGCACAGCCTGCCGTGTCCTCATCCTTCAGGATGCGCTCGAACCGGACACGCTCGACGAACAGCTGCTGACGACCGAAGCCGGCTTCCAGCAGTATATGGCTCACCGCTCGGCATTCATGGAGCGGCTTCAGCGTCTTCATGAGCTGGGGGTCGGCTTCCTCGTGCTGGAGCGGGGGCTTCATCCGGAAGCGGAGCAATTTTGTCTCGACCATGATATGATGGTCGTGCAGCGGGTCAGCCGCGAAGATATCATGCGGGTCTGCCGCCTTACGGGCGGGAAACCGTTGAAGCGCGCCGCCCTGGCCAAGGATGCGGCGGTGCTGGAGCCGCTGCTCGGCCGCACCGCCTGCGTGCGCTACGATGAGCGCCTGGAGCGCGTGCGGCTGTACGCCCCGCAGACGGCGCCCAGCTCTGCGGGATCGCCCGGTTCGCCGGAGCAGGCGGGCATGCGCTCCACGCAGGTGACGCTCATCGTGGGAGCGAGCACGCGCGAGGTCGTGGGCGAGCGGGCGCGCATCGCCCAGGATGCCGCCGCGGCGCTGCAAGCCGCGATCCAGAGCGGCGTCCTGCCGGGCGGCGGCACGACCGAGCTGGCGCTCTCTTACATGCTGGAGCGCTACCGGGAGACCGTCCGCGGCATGGAAGCGTTCGGCGTAGCCGCGGTGGCGCAGGCGCTGCGCAAGCCAATGGCCCAGATTGTGCTGAACGCCGGCTTCAATCCGCTGGAGAAGCTGGAGGAAGCGCGGGCGGCGCAGACGGCGTCGGCGTCCGATGCCATCGGCATTGACTGTGACAGCGGAGCGCTGCTGGACTATGTCGAGGCCGGCATCGTCGACCCGGCCGCCGTGAAGCTTCATGCGCTCCGGGCGGCAGGCGAAGTGGCCGCCGCCGTGCTGCGGATTCACACGGTCATTAAGATGAAGCCGGAAGCGTAA
- the grpE gene encoding nucleotide exchange factor GrpE translates to MDRNEQMDSEAVEAADVEHMQEGEATSEAEGKAAEEAQEEPAELKEARAQAEELQQRLLRAQADFDNFRRRTMKEKEELAQYASSKLVTQLLPVLDNFERALAAAQTGSEEQSFVKGVDMIFRQFMQVLEQEGVKAMNAVGEPFNPEFHQAIMQVESEEHEEGIVVEEVQKGYMLKDRVLRPAMVKVSG, encoded by the coding sequence ATGGACAGGAATGAACAGATGGACTCGGAGGCTGTGGAAGCGGCCGACGTTGAACATATGCAGGAGGGCGAGGCGACATCCGAAGCAGAAGGCAAGGCAGCGGAGGAAGCGCAGGAAGAGCCTGCAGAGCTGAAGGAGGCCCGAGCGCAAGCGGAGGAGCTTCAGCAGCGGCTGCTGCGTGCCCAGGCGGATTTCGATAATTTCCGCCGCCGCACGATGAAGGAGAAGGAAGAACTGGCTCAGTACGCATCGTCCAAGCTGGTGACCCAGCTGCTGCCGGTGCTCGACAACTTCGAGCGCGCCTTGGCCGCAGCCCAGACGGGCAGCGAAGAGCAATCGTTCGTCAAAGGCGTGGACATGATCTTCCGCCAATTCATGCAGGTGCTGGAGCAGGAAGGCGTGAAGGCGATGAACGCCGTGGGCGAGCCGTTCAACCCGGAATTCCATCAGGCGATTATGCAGGTGGAGTCGGAAGAGCATGAGGAAGGCATTGTCGTGGAAGAAGTCCAGAAGGGCTATATGCTCAAGGATCGGGTGCTTCGCCCGGCGATGGTCAAGGTAAGCGGCTAA